A genomic segment from Ornithorhynchus anatinus isolate Pmale09 chromosome 16, mOrnAna1.pri.v4, whole genome shotgun sequence encodes:
- the FAM78B gene encoding protein FAM78B has product MGCLQSITCKARVRREGIAVYDVCATIDQAPTLIEETSPIVLRYKTPYFKASARVAMPPIPRRETWVVGWIQACNQMEFFNTYSDLGMSSWELPDLREGRVKAISDSDGVSYPWYGNTTETVTLVGPTSKTSRFSVSMNDNFYPSVTWAVPVSDSNVPLLTRIKRDQSFTTWLVAMNATSKEKIVLQTIKWRMRVDIEVDPLRVLGQRARLVGRAQQDQPRVLHRMEPIPHNALVKPNANDAQVLMWRPKRGPPLVVIPAK; this is encoded by the exons ATGGGCTGCCTGCAGAGCATCACTTGCAAAGCGCGGGTCCGGCGGGAGGGCATCGCCGTCTACGACGTCTGTGCCACCATAGACCAGGCCCCCACCCTCATCGAGGAGACCTCCCCCATCGTCCTGCGCTACAAGACCCCCTACTTCAAGGCCTCCGCCCGGGTGGCCatgccccccatcccccgccgAGAGACCTGGGTGGTGGGCTGGATCCAGGCCTGCAACCAGATGGAGTTCTTCAACACCTACAGCGACCTGGGCAT GTCGAGCTGGGAGCTTCCCGACCTGAGGGAAGGGCGAGTGAAAGCCATCAGCGACTCGGACGGGGTGAGCTACCCTTGGTACGGCAACACCACGGAGACGGTGACCCTGGTGGGCCCCACCAGCAAGACCTCCCGCTTCTCGGTCAGCATGAACGACAACTTCTACCCCAGCGTGACGTGGGCCGTCCCCGTGAGCGACAGCAACGTGCCGCTGCTGACGCGCATCAAGAGGGACCAGAGCTTCACCACCTGGCTGGTGGCCATGAACGCCACCAGCAAGGAGAAGATCGTCCTGCAGACCATCAAGTGGAGGATGCGGGTGGACATCGAAGTGGACCCGCTGCGGGTCCTGGGCCAGCGGGCCCGGCTGGTGGGCCGGGCCCAGCAGGACCAGCCCCGCGTCCTCCACCGGATGGAGCCCATCCCTCACAACGCACTGGTGAAGCCCAACGCCAACGACGCCCAGGTCCTCATGTGGAGGCCCAAGAGGGGGCCGCCGCTGGTCGTCATCCCGGCCAAGTAG